The Aspergillus luchuensis IFO 4308 DNA, chromosome 4, nearly complete sequence DNA window CAACGCCCTGCGCATCTCAGGCTGCATCTCACTCACTACTGTCACCGCCGCAGGCAGCATCCTGCGCTGGGAGCCCAAATTCCACGAACAAGTCAAACTGCAAACAGCCGGATCATCCAGCAGCCGCTCCCACCCTCGTGCCAAATGGATTCGACTCTTCTCCGTCCCGCTCGTCAACTGGCGTGTAGCCCGCTCCAAACGCTTCACAGCCCAAGCCCTCGGCTGTTTCCTCCAGTCCGCCGGCTACTCCACgccgctcttcttctacgcCGCATACGCCCAAGCCCTGGGCTACAGCGCCACGACAGCAGCCAACTTCATCACGCTAAGCAACGCATCAAACTTTGTCTCCcgtatcatcatcggctACGCAGCCGACAAGCTCGGCAGGATTAATGCCCTCGCGGCCACGACACTGCTCAGCGCCGTCGCCGTCTTCGCCTTCTGGCTGCCTTCGTCGCTGGTCTCGAGCGCCGCGGCACACGGactcttcatcgtcttcacGATCCTGTACGGTGCCTTTGCTAGCGCGTAtatctccctcttccccgcATCGCTGGTGGAGCTCTTCGGCGTGCAGCATTTCACTAGCGTCAATGGGGCGCTGTATCTGGTGCGGGGGGTCGGGGCGTTGCTTGGCACGCCGCTGACGGGGCTGTTGATTCCACGAGGCTCCGCCCTGACAGAGTCGGGGATATATGAGCGGGCTGCTATTACAGTGGGTGTGTTGTTGTTCGCTGCGACGGTGGCATGTTTCTGGGTACGAGCTGAAGTACATGGGAAGTGGCGGGTGTAGCTGCCTCAGCAGATGATAGTAATTAAATCGATGATAAATAAGTAACATTACAATCATAGAATTGAACCGAACCGAACCGAATCGAATcgaaataaatagaatacaTTCAACCCGAAACCATCCCCCCAACCATCATGTCCATATCATACCCATATCAATAAATCCATGAATTAAAACCCCCCCAAAACAGCCCCACACAAAACcatccccaacatccccagtCCAACCTTACTAACCCCAACCTGCTTCATCGGCACAGCCGCCGACGACCCCGTCTCACTCGCCGCACTGCCCGTACTCGTCCCCGTCTTCGTAGAGGATCCAGTAGCCTTCGTCCCCGTCACGCTCGCCGTCGCCGTCGCAGTCAAGTTACCGGAGCAGAAAGGGTCCTCGACCGCCCCGTTGGACTGAATGCAAGACAGAAGCTCCTTGACGTCCTGACCTTGGGCCAGACAGTAGATTCCGCAGTCGTTGTCGTATTTGGTTGGGCTGGCGGGCGAACAGCATTTGTCCATGATGGCGCTCgcgttgttggtgttggggagggcgCATGCTGCGTCTTGCACGGGGAGGACGTAC harbors:
- a CDS encoding uncharacterized protein (COG:S;~EggNog:ENOG410PTEQ), with the translated sequence MSTTTATATTSASTCTSTGNLYVLPVQDAACALPNTNNASAIMDKCCSPASPTKYDNDCGIYCLAQGQDVKELLSCIQSNGAVEDPFCSGNLTATATASVTGTKATGSSTKTGTSTGSAASETGSSAAVPMKQVGVSKVGLGMLGMVLCGAVLGGF
- a CDS encoding uncharacterized protein (COG:G;~EggNog:ENOG410QDAG;~InterPro:IPR020846,IPR011701,IPR036259;~PFAM:PF07690;~TransMembrane:11 (o47-73i94-115o121-143i155-177o183-203i215-236o299-323i344-363o375-402i414-434o449-467i);~go_function: GO:0022857 - transmembrane transporter activity [Evidence IEA];~go_process: GO:0055085 - transmembrane transport [Evidence IEA]), with amino-acid sequence MACQEIEVEMPDRSRSAAEQVSSLPQNADRALDSRSEPVPEPVYPQWHYVAVVAAGFIVMITTCAFVFSFGVYQSLYEEMAREPNTPFTGSTTALIDLIGTLAIALMSMAGPFAMSWAKLFSPQAVIIAGGWVFGIAYILASFSKALWHFALTQGLLLGIGTCMAYVPTMAVAPTWFSKRRGLAMGIIISGTGVGGMIWPPALRAMISHVGFRNALRISGCISLTTVTAAGSILRWEPKFHEQVKLQTAGSSSSRSHPRAKWIRLFSVPLVNWRVARSKRFTAQALGCFLQSAGYSTPLFFYAAYAQALGYSATTAANFITLSNASNFVSRIIIGYAADKLGRINALAATTLLSAVAVFAFWLPSSLVSSAAAHGLFIVFTILYGAFASAYISLFPASLVELFGVQHFTSVNGALYLVRGVGALLGTPLTGLLIPRGSALTESGIYERAAITVGVLLFAATVACFWVRAEVHGKWRV